TATAGACAGATGTTGCTTTTCACAATGTAATGTTATTGGTCTGGCTGGTTATGTGCTACACAATCTTTTTGGCTTTATAAACAGATATTGCGCCAGTAATTGAGGGTGCTGTCCACCACATTGCATCGAGAAGATTCGAGTTTGGAGGTACTGATCTAACTAATTTCTTGGCACAAGAACTTGGGAAATCCAATCCACAAGTAAATATCAGCTTGTTTGATGTGGAGAGAATAAAAGAGCAATACTCATGTGCTGCTGAAGATGAATTAGCTTATCAAAAGACTGTTTCATGTCCTGTGGAGAAACATACACTTCCTGATGGACAGGTCTGCTTGCTAATTATCTGATATTTTTGACATCGGTACTTGCTAATTGAGATTTCTTAAGATTTATGTTTGCTTTTTGATAGATTATTTGATAGAGTTAGTAGAAACATGGAGCAGGGAGTAGCAGTTAAGAGAGCTGGGTTGAACTTGAATTTAACTAGAGCTTATGAACATTTTCAGTAGTTACAACTTCCTTTGATCTTTATATAGGTCATAACAATTGGGAGGGAAAGATATACTATTGGCGAAGCTTTATTCCAACCAAGTCTGTTGGGTTTGGAGGCTCATGGCATTGTTGAGCAGCTTGTCCGTGCTGTTTCAACAGTGTCACCTGATAATCATCGGCAGCTGCTGGAAAATACGGTGGTTTGTGGGGGCACTTCTTCTATGACCGGTAAATGTTATTcttgttgtttgtttgtttcCATTAAGGATTTCTGCTGAATTAGGATTTGAACTTCTAATATATGTTATACTTTTTCTGCTTCTtgatatataagaaaaatacgATTTATTTGGCGTGatcattaatatataaatattcgGAAAATGGGAAATTTTCTCCTTTGAGTTGCATCTTTTTGAGAATGCTGTTCTTTGTGGTTATTGTAGTGTAGACTAATGCTGAATCTCACTGCAGGTTTTGAAGATAGATTTCAGAAGGAATGTAGCTTAAGTTCGTCTGCCATTCAACCTGCTCTGGTTAAGGTAAGATTGCTATCTTCTAAATTCATCTCAACTTTTAAAGTTTCATATGTTTTTACCAAATGATTGTTAACTTCCTCTTCTGTCAATTTTAAGAGCATAACTTAACAAGAGACAGGCAAAAAATGTTTCTTCATCCTAATACAGTGATGAATTGAAAATCGCAAGAGCGATATCATAATAATTCGTGttcaatataatatatatacccACTGATTGATAATCTGTGTTTACTACAGCCTCCAGAGTACATGCCAGAGAACTTAAGCCAATATTCTGCATGGGTGGGAGGTGCGATACTTGCCAAAGTAGTTTTCCCTCAAAATCAACATATAACCAAGGGAGATTATGATGAAACTGGACCTTCCATTGTTCACCGGAAATGCTTCTGACAAAATTCACCTATCGCATAATCTCCACAAACGTTGCATTCCTCTGCAGTTTGCACTTGCCTGTACTGTAACATATGGTAGGTTTTTATTCGCTGTATATTCAAAATGTTAGATGTCCATTTGCTtgtgttattttaaaatttgcagTGATCTCCACTGATACCACTCTTCGGACAAAATCATGTGTATATTTATTCATGTTATAGCACTAGCCACACCTTTATTTGCACTCTCTTTCTACACCTTTGAGCTgcttataaattaatttatagatTAGTTATTCTGTATTCTCATAgcttaaaaagaaagaaactggTTTTATATAAGAAATGACAAAATCGCAAGCACTCAGAAGGTGTTCTAGGCAGTGATGTATATATCATGGGGGTTGTGCATCTCTTATTCAATCATTAAATTCTTAAGGGCTTGATTTTCAGTGCAAGATTGCGTGATGAAGCAGAGCATATGTCACTCATTGAATTGTTGGGAATTTGTTTAGTGAAAAGTAGAATTATTAAAGAGTGAAGATTCTTATTAAATTGATAGAGAATGTGTATtatacataatttatttttcgagcgatcttttattaaataaataatttttatttttcattgaaaGATATAATACACTATAGTATTATCCTAATTTGATACGTATAAGAGTTGGCATGAAGCCACGTCTTGAGCATATTCTTGTAGCTCGTAGTAAGGTGTTATTAATTGTCCTTATTGTCAAATGATCCTTTTAGTACCATCTATTGAGTTTGTATATCTTAACAACTAAATTTGTTCTATTTAACCCATGTAGTAAATCTTAAGTTTTCAAGCTACTCTCTTCCGTATatattgataaattattttaatctgTTTTGATATATTTACATGAATAAACAATAAAGTACGCACACTTGGGTGAGTTCCATCAAGACCAGAGTGTTATAAGCAATACTTAGAAGACAAGTATAAATTATAGGCATTATCATTTTTGGAATattacatattaataaaaagatatatagaGATTATCCAGGGTAGAACCATCCAATTAATAGTCAACTTGTTATGGGTAAAGACACTAGATGACAAATATGTCAATTTTGTAACAAGTTTAGTCCACAAACTGAATAATCAAATAGCAATATTGACAAAATCTAAATTCACACTTTGAGAATCTAATAAACAATtagaagtacacaaagaaaactAGGTGTCAAGTGCCTAGTGGACTAGGACCTTGATCCTAACAACCCCCCACACagctttaaaaaaatatatatataaccatTGTTATCTTCTGCCCATCACATTATAGTTATAGTTTAATTAGAGTCAATGCTATTTTCGGGGAAAAAGAGATTCTAACCTCTTGGAACTTTAGTACTATTCAATTGCTCTTGATGGAGCTACAACATGCATGTTTCatgcttttgtctttttttatatatattgtattcTTTACAAGTAAATGGAGCTTAACTGGTTTATATCCTCTTTACACAAATGGATGATGGAGATTTTAAGATCTAAGTTCTCCATTTTCAGTAGGCCCTAAAAATTGGTCCTCTGCCCAACTTTGCTTTGGTGCAACCTTGGGATGCACAGGAACATACTcctgaagaaaaacaaaaacaaaacaaacgaATGATTGAAATTTACCTGATTTTAACCAACAATTCTTTTTCCATGTGATTTAGAAATTAGCCCCAGCATAAAATGTTTATACCCCGTATTCTttgatttgtcatttttatttaacatttttcaAAGTTATATTTATAGGGTAGGTCACTGTTATCACAAAATATAAGTGCATTAAGCATAGTAATATCATTTAAACCAACATGAGTGAGTAGTATATGGTTTTATAAATTGAGAGATTAGCATAATTTACCCcttattttataaatcatacctccattttctttattaattcttCTGATGTGTCTCCTATGACCACTATATGCCTTGCAGAGTCATCTATGAAACCTTCTTCAACCCCCTTATCAAATAAGGTTAGTAAGCTATTGAAATACCCATCTACATTCAGCAACCCCACCTTCATATTCAAAaagttaagaaaaaaagaaaaaagaaaaaagaaaaagaaaatttaataacttcttaaaagtggaagaaaatccacatctcaaattcaataagAAATGATccttttattgaaaaagaagaatttgAACATGTTTTTTCATTTAGTTTAGTGATATATTGGTTCATCTAGTAGATAAGGAAAATAATCTTACTGGTTTATCATGTATTCCTAATTGGGACCAAGCTATAACCTCTAGCAACTCTTCCATTGTTCCATAGCCTCCTGAAAAGTATACAACTTTGAttgaattttagaaaattcttataacagaaaagaagagtgcAATTTATGTTAATAAAGAATATACCAGGAAGAGCTATGAATGCATCAGCATGTTTAGCCATTATTGACTTCCTTTCATGCATGTTTGCAACTGTTTTCACTTCTCCAAAGGTTTCTCCAGATATCTAAACGAGGGATTTGATCAGCATAAGCTTTTTATCAGTGAAAATTCGGTTCGAAAGATTCACATACATGATCAAATAGTAACTAAAGATGGCATTGTACCTCATGATGCAACAGAGCTTTAGGAATCACTCTAACCCAGGAAAGATAAACAAATGAAGTTCATGAaagtttagaaataaaatttacaataaaaacAGAATATAACATGtgaagaaaattagaaatattacCCAAGAACATGGCCACCTCCCGTTAGAACTGTTTCAGAGATCAAACCCATTAGTCCTAATCTTCCTCCACCATAAACCAAATCAATCTTCTTTTCAACCTTTCAATACAACAACTATGAATAAAACACATGCAAGAGTTCTTCAAAGGAGAACAAAAAAACAAGTAGAATACGCAAGTATATTCATAATAATGAATTGGTAAACAATATAGTATGATAAAAATTACCAGCAATTTACCAAGCTCAAGAGCAGCATCACCAAATGCAGATTTGTATCCAGGTCTACTACCACAGAAGACACATATTCTTTGGAACCTTCCTTTCTGCTTTGTTTCTTCTTCTGGCAcctttccttctccttccatCATTGACCATCCAAGCAAAAAGAAAGTACTAGTGGATTGATGGTAAATtcagaggagagagagagagagagagagagagagggagcaTAAAAAAGTGAGTGAGTGAGACACCTTTGTTTGAAGAACTTCTCAAAAATTCATCCAAAACACACCACTTTGTCTCCATGAAAAGAACTTGGGTGGTCACCATCATGACCCCATCtacatcttttattattcttatcaatCTTGCGTCCATGTATTAAGAGTTATGTTATTTGTATTCATTTTTGTCTCGTAATCTTGCTAACATAAACGTTCTACCACTAGATAAGACCTCACAGAAATATACATCAGTCAAGTGATATACGAAATACAATGAGTAACAATATATTTCTCGTGTAATAATGTAACTTAAATTGCGCTAACTAGTGACAACACAAGTTACATAAAGGCTATTGTAACAAAATTGCTCAGGTGGAAAGATATATGTAATTGAACATTTCAAgtctataaattatttttcaaccatgcTACGTGTACATGAAAAATCAGccattgatataaaatatatgttgaaatacaaaatacacattgaaaataaattaaataatacatatattttataaataaatatatggtCACTGATTTTCAGTAAATACAtagcatttttaattattttttatgtattaaaaattatgatgtaaaagaaaaaacaaactaCCGGTACCAAAAACGATTTGTAAGGGACATTGTATTATGtgtaaaatgaaaattttcaaagtaGCATCATGATATGTCAGATATTAGGAGTTGATGAAGAACTATTCCACAAGTGCTCTCTATccagtttaaaaataaataaataaataacctcATGGAGTGTCCTTTTATGGAATCAAAAGTTGTGACCccaaaagattaataaaataaaataaaaacttacaaAACTTTCAACTCgtgataatattattttgtcTTTTTCGTAAAAGTGaataatatatagttatatactACTAGTTGATTTATGCACCATAATGGTgcatagcaaaaaaaaaaaaaggaaaaagctcACAATTACTCTAACTAACTATCATAACCGAAATAACAGAATTTAACTAACTTGACACAAGTTGATTATTCAACCACTTAGAGATATATGTCAAAAATTTCTAACTTTGTTAGTATAAATCAACAAACTCATGATAATATTTAACATGAACAAGCTTAAGTTTATATTTATGAATTGTACTTTCTTGAAATTCAGCTCTTAAAATGGATTgtctttcatttaattttttaaaatttcattgcatttttaaatattagaagCAAAATAGttcagttataattttttatgttcacAGAAATTATTCAACGGTTCAAGTTGCTTCTGATTTCTGTTCTTACTAAAAGTGATGTAAGCTTtgtattaaaagagaaaaagaaaagggtggCCGGCTACTCTGAATAAAATGAACAAAAGCTATCAGTTATGCATCAAAATGAATGAGGCCAAAATGCTACTTTAACAAAGTATTCTGAGAATCATCTCAACTTTCTTATTAATAATGGATTTGAGAAATTTATGCAACCTACTTGGAGAAATGATTTAATATTGAAGCATACAATTTGCATTTATGTGACAGAAAAGTACAATGACATAACGATTGATAATCGATGTCAGCAACCATGACTGCGAATTCTTCTCGAAGTATCAATACATATGTGTGTTAATGAGAACTATGAGTTGTGGAATCATCATCTGCGTGCCAGAATCTGTTGAAAAACCACATGCTGTCAGCTTCCACGGCATATCCATCTTGATTCCGATGCCAGCCATAGTGAGCATGTGTTCGGTTCTTTATGTCGAATATGGCGTGTCCAAAGCTAGCCTCTCTGTATGCTGAGTACGCCGGCTGTGGTTCTGTCATGCTGCAGGTTAATGCATATTTAAATCAGACTCGGATACATCAAAGTAACTGAATTAGGATTTATTATGTTTAGAGCTTACTTGGTTGCCAAGCCTTCAAGGTTTCCTCCATCACCAATGGTTATATATACAGGAGCCGATTGATCTTTCACAGGAACGCAAATACCGTTCACAATGTTGTAAGCAATATTTGAGACACGTTCCTGATACATAACAGCCAACAATTCAGGTTAATTTGAGCTCAAGAAAGAACATTGAAGTGCACTGTTTGAGGCTTTGTGACACATTTAGTTGCATTGTTATCTTTCCAGTTTAACAAGCCTAGTATTAGCACTTACGGATCGTTCATAGGCATGAACATGCCCTGCAAACACGACATCAACCTTGTACTTCACAAACCAGGGTTCATACATTACTCTCATTGATTCACCTTCCATATAGTGATAGTTGTAGCTGTTATACCAAGGTGAATGCATAAGCACAATCAACCATGGAGTCTCTGTCCTGTTAACTTTTGGTAGCTCCTGTTCAAGCCATTTGTATTGTGGTGTATATTTCCCTGGAAACAAAAATTGAAGCTTATACATTTAATTCAAGATGTTTACAAAAAGATCATAACAATAGgtcaaaaaatatgtatttatgaATACCATATGCTGAATATGAGGCCAACACAATGATGTGTGCCGAGGCTCTCTTGACAGAATACCAGAAGGGTGCGGTACTCTGCGACGCTCTATAAGGAACATGATAGCGATGGCGATACGGCTTGAAAGGTACACTTTCACCCTGCAAAATATCATTTGCTAGTGTCAAAAACCGACGACGATGATGAATCACACTAAGTTTATGAACTtctcaaaaccaaattaaaacaattattaCGAGAGAAGCCTTACGATTTCTGGAGCAAAATCAATTTCATGGTTGCCTGCAACCCAAATCCATGGTTGATAAGCAGTACTCCTTTCTACAAACCTTCCCCAAGTATCCCATCTAACGTTATCGTGATTAGGGTAATTATCCGCATAAGAAAGGTCTCCAACAAACAACACAGTTTGTCCTTTACTTGGGCTCTTTTCATAGTGAGTGagtgttttatttgaatcataaCTCTGACCAAGATCCCCTGCAGATCATCATTgccaaattaattaattacaaacATATTGGCATTGATTTCGGGTACATTTACTACCTCAAATGCTGAAATTGTAAAGTTGTAAACATCAATCAAGTAGATCACAACTTTAGGAAATTTAGTTTTAGTTCCCTAACATTATATACTTGTAAATCAAATTAGTCCACCATATTATAATTTCTCTGTTAGGAAAATTTAACATAGTTGAGAGAGTATACTTACCAATGAGACCAAAAGTGTATGGCACATCAGGACCAACTTGAGGAGGAGTCACAAACCAAAATTGCCTCGTTGTGTTTGCGATTCCAACTTCATAGTAGTATTTGGTGTTGTACTGTCCAAAACAAGAACCACATGAATCAATAATGGATTGATTGCATAACAAAAATCAAACTGAAATTGCTACAACAAAACATGGAATGCAATGGAATGGAGCAGAAGAAatacctccaaatttctgatggtgCAATGATGAATAAAACCAGATGAGTAATTGAAGTATCTATAAGTAACATGTCTTCCCTTAGCAAGCTTCTTTTGCTCGCTGTTTTCGCTCCAGTATTGCACTATGCTGGAGCCTGGTTCATCCACAGTCACCCACGACACAATCACTGCTTTCCCGTCGTGATCACCTTGTGTTATATGAACCTTTTATACATATATTCATTCATTAAAACTCAGAAACTAAATGTAAAACCAAGAAcaaaaaacacactaaaatttATGAAACCCACTATAATTTATTCAAATCAAACAGAGGAAAGTTTCTAAATCTTAAAAAGCTATCCTACTTTGAAAAAGGGATTGGTTAATGAAGAGTACCTAATCAGGTCAGTCAACAATCTAATCAcagtctcttttttttatttttggtcaaAAACCACATTTATCCaccaatcaaaattcaaaatcaattctacTCAAGTGGATAGGACCGTTAACCTAAGACCTCTGGTTATACTAATACAGTTAGTGGTTAGTATCTAATTAAAAAGTTGATTAATTACTCACTAATCATCACCCCCACTTCCCTAAAGTTCCATTATCTTATCCCGACTTTAGAGGAACCCTCCACCAACCCAAAGCaactaaaaattaacaaaaacaatGAATGATCCCTTGATCTATCAAACATCAAAGAACACCAAAGAAACTTCCAAAGTAGATTCCATATCAAAACTGAGAAATGATGTCACATGCAAAACAAAACAACAGAAG
The genomic region above belongs to Arachis duranensis cultivar V14167 chromosome 3, aradu.V14167.gnm2.J7QH, whole genome shotgun sequence and contains:
- the LOC107477530 gene encoding actin-related protein 7; the protein is MEAAVVDVGTKLLKAGFAIPDQSPAMIIPTQMKRVLDDGGSVSDDNSIADSVTVDPVVRGFVRDWDAIEDLLHHVLYTGLGWEIGNEGQILFTDPLCTPKANKEQLVQLMFETFNISGFYASEQAVLSLYAVGRISGCTVDIGHGKIDIAPVIEGAVHHIASRRFEFGGTDLTNFLAQELGKSNPQVNISLFDVERIKEQYSCAAEDELAYQKTVSCPVEKHTLPDGQVITIGRERYTIGEALFQPSLLGLEAHGIVEQLVRAVSTVSPDNHRQLLENTVVCGGTSSMTGFEDRFQKECSLSSSAIQPALVKPPEYMPENLSQYSAWVGGAILAKVVFPQNQHITKGDYDETGPSIVHRKCF
- the LOC107477529 gene encoding cytokinin riboside 5'-monophosphate phosphoribohydrolase LOG1-like isoform X1 → MMEGEGKVPEEETKQKGRFQRICVFCGSRPGYKSAFGDAALELGKLLVEKKIDLVYGGGRLGLMGLISETVLTGGGHVLGVIPKALLHHEISGETFGEVKTVANMHERKSIMAKHADAFIALPGGYGTMEELLEVIAWSQLGIHDKPVGLLNVDGYFNSLLTLFDKGVEEGFIDDSARHIVVIGDTSEELIKKMEEYVPVHPKVAPKQSWAEDQFLGPTENGELRS
- the LOC107477529 gene encoding cytokinin riboside 5'-monophosphate phosphoribohydrolase LOG1-like isoform X2, producing the protein MMEGEGKVPEEETKQKGRFQRICVFCGSRPGYKSAFGDAALELGKLLVEKKIDLVYGGGRLGLMGLISETVLTGGGHVLGVIPKALLHHEISGETFGEVKTVANMHERKSIMAKHADAFIALPGGYGTMEELLEVIAWSQLGIHDKPGVEEGFIDDSARHIVVIGDTSEELIKKMEEYVPVHPKVAPKQSWAEDQFLGPTENGELRS
- the LOC107477528 gene encoding purple acid phosphatase, producing the protein MPHSSRVFPTLQKMNSVGFKVLVFGLVLVSVAVLCNGGSTSTFVRNEEKAVDMPLDSDVFAVPPGYNAPQQVHITQGDHDGKAVIVSWVTVDEPGSSIVQYWSENSEQKKLAKGRHVTYRYFNYSSGFIHHCTIRNLEYNTKYYYEVGIANTTRQFWFVTPPQVGPDVPYTFGLIGDLGQSYDSNKTLTHYEKSPSKGQTVLFVGDLSYADNYPNHDNVRWDTWGRFVERSTAYQPWIWVAGNHEIDFAPEIGESVPFKPYRHRYHVPYRASQSTAPFWYSVKRASAHIIVLASYSAYGKYTPQYKWLEQELPKVNRTETPWLIVLMHSPWYNSYNYHYMEGESMRVMYEPWFVKYKVDVVFAGHVHAYERSERVSNIAYNIVNGICVPVKDQSAPVYITIGDGGNLEGLATNMTEPQPAYSAYREASFGHAIFDIKNRTHAHYGWHRNQDGYAVEADSMWFFNRFWHADDDSTTHSSH